In Canis lupus familiaris isolate Mischka breed German Shepherd chromosome 9, alternate assembly UU_Cfam_GSD_1.0, whole genome shotgun sequence, a single window of DNA contains:
- the VEZF1 gene encoding vascular endothelial zinc finger 1 isoform X3 — protein MAAHEASHHQQQAAQNSLLPLLSSAVEPPDQKPLLPIPITQKPQAAPETLKDAIGIKKEKPKTSFVCTYCSKAFRDSYHLRRHESCHTGIKLVSRSKKTPTTVVPLISTIAGDSSRTSLVSTIAGILSTVTTSSSGTNPSSSASTTAMPVTQSVKKPSKPVKKNHACEMCGKAFRDVYHLNRHKLSHSDEKPFECPVCNQRFKRKDRMTYHVRSHEGGITKPYTCSVCGKGFSRPDHLSCHVKHVHSTERPFKCQFSSLMQTCTAAFATKDRLRTHMVRHEGKVSCNICGKLLSAAYITSHLKTHGQSQSINCNTCKQGISKTCMSEETSSQKQQQQQQQQQQHVTSWPGKQVETLRLWEEAVKARKKEAANLCQTSTAATTPVTLTTPFNITSSVSSGTMSNPVTVAAAMSMRSPVNVSSAVNITSPMNIGHPVTITSPLSMTSPLTLTTPVNLPTPVTAPVNIAHPVTITSPMNLPTPMTLAAPLNIAMRPVESMPFLPQALPTSPPW, from the exons GCCCATGAAGCCTCCCATCACCAACAGCAGGCAGCACAGAACAGCTTGCTGCCCCTCCTGAGCTCTGCTGTGGAGCCCCCTGATCAGAAACCATTGCTTCCAATACCAATAACTCAGAAACCTCAAGCAGCACCAGAAACATTAAAGGATGCCAttgggattaaaaaagaaaaacccaaaacttcATTTGTGTGCACTTATTGCAGCAAAGCTTTCAGGGACAGCTATCACCTGAGGCGCCATGAGTCCTGCCACACAGGGATCAAGTTGGTGTCCCGGTCAAAGAAAACCCCCACCACGGTGGTTCCCCTCATCTCCACCATTGCTGGGGACAGCAGCAGAACTTCGTTGGTCTCGACCATTGCTGGCATCTTATCAACAGTCACTACATCTTCCTCGGGCACCAACCCCAGCAGCAGTGCCAGCACCACAGCTATGCCCGTGACCCAGTCTGTCAAGAAACCCAGTAAGCCTGTCAAGAAGAACCATGCTTGTGAGATGTGTGGGAAGGCCTTCCGAGATGTGTACCACCTTAATCGGCACAAGCTCTCCCATTCGGACGAAAAGCCCTTCGAGTGTCCTGTTTGTAATCAGCGCTTCAAGAGGAAGGACCGGATGACTTACCATGTGAGGTCTCATGAAGGAGGCATCACCAAACCCTATACTTGCAGTGTTTGTGGGAAAGGTTTCTCGAG GCCTGACCACTTAAGCTGTCACGTAAAACATGTCCATTCAACAGAAAGACCCTTCAAATGCCAA ttttcctccCTCATGCAGACGTGCACTGCTGCCTTTGCCACCAAAGACAGACTGCGGACACACATGGTGCGCCACGAAGGCAAGGTATCATGTAACATCTGTGGGAAGCTTCTGAGTGCAGCGTACATCACCAGCCACTTAAAGACACATGGGCAGAGCCAAAGTATCAACTGTAATACATGTAAACAAGGCATCAGTAAAA CATGCATGAGTGAAGAAACCAGCagccagaagcagcagcagcagcagcagcaacagcagcagcatgTGACAAGCTGGCCAGGGAAGCAGGTGGAGACACTGAGACTGTGGGAGGAAGCTGTCAAGGCAAGAAAGAAAG AAGCTGCTAACCTGTGCCAAACCTCCACGGCTGCTACGACACCTGTGACTCTCACTACTCCATTCAATATAACGTCCTCTGTGTCGTCTGGGACGATGTCAAACCCAGTCACAGTGGCAGCTGCAATGAGCATGAGAAGTCCAGTAAATGTTTCAAGTGCAGTTAACATAACCAGCCCAATGAACATAGGGCACCCTGTAACTATAACCAGTCCATTATCCATGACCTCTCCTTTAACACTTACTACCCCAGTCAACCTTCCCACCCCAGTCACTGCTCCAGTGAATATAGCACACCCTGTCACCATCACGTCTCCAATGAACCTGCCCACACCTATGACGTTAGCTGCCCCTCTCAATATAGCAATGAGGCCTGTAGAGAGCATGCCTTTCTTACCCCAAGCTTTGCCTACATCACCACCTTGGTAA
- the VEZF1 gene encoding vascular endothelial zinc finger 1 isoform X2, with amino-acid sequence MEANWTAFLFQAHEASHHQQQAAQNSLLPLLSSAVEPPDQKPLLPIPITQKPQAAPETLKDAIGIKKEKPKTSFVCTYCSKAFRDSYHLRRHESCHTGIKLVSRSKKTPTTVVPLISTIAGDSSRTSLVSTIAGILSTVTTSSSGTNPSSSASTTAMPVTQSVKKPSKPVKKNHACEMCGKAFRDVYHLNRHKLSHSDEKPFECPVCNQRFKRKDRMTYHVRSHEGGITKPYTCSVCGKGFSRPDHLSCHVKHVHSTERPFKCQTCTAAFATKDRLRTHMVRHEGKVSCNICGKLLSAAYITSHLKTHGQSQSINCNTCKQGISKTCMSEETSSQKQQQQQQQQQQHVTSWPGKQVETLRLWEEAVKARKKEAANLCQTSTAATTPVTLTTPFNITSSVSSGTMSNPVTVAAAMSMRSPVNVSSAVNITSPMNIGHPVTITSPLSMTSPLTLTTPVNLPTPVTAPVNIAHPVTITSPMNLPTPMTLAAPLNIAMRPVESMPFLPQALPTSPPW; translated from the exons GCCCATGAAGCCTCCCATCACCAACAGCAGGCAGCACAGAACAGCTTGCTGCCCCTCCTGAGCTCTGCTGTGGAGCCCCCTGATCAGAAACCATTGCTTCCAATACCAATAACTCAGAAACCTCAAGCAGCACCAGAAACATTAAAGGATGCCAttgggattaaaaaagaaaaacccaaaacttcATTTGTGTGCACTTATTGCAGCAAAGCTTTCAGGGACAGCTATCACCTGAGGCGCCATGAGTCCTGCCACACAGGGATCAAGTTGGTGTCCCGGTCAAAGAAAACCCCCACCACGGTGGTTCCCCTCATCTCCACCATTGCTGGGGACAGCAGCAGAACTTCGTTGGTCTCGACCATTGCTGGCATCTTATCAACAGTCACTACATCTTCCTCGGGCACCAACCCCAGCAGCAGTGCCAGCACCACAGCTATGCCCGTGACCCAGTCTGTCAAGAAACCCAGTAAGCCTGTCAAGAAGAACCATGCTTGTGAGATGTGTGGGAAGGCCTTCCGAGATGTGTACCACCTTAATCGGCACAAGCTCTCCCATTCGGACGAAAAGCCCTTCGAGTGTCCTGTTTGTAATCAGCGCTTCAAGAGGAAGGACCGGATGACTTACCATGTGAGGTCTCATGAAGGAGGCATCACCAAACCCTATACTTGCAGTGTTTGTGGGAAAGGTTTCTCGAG GCCTGACCACTTAAGCTGTCACGTAAAACATGTCCATTCAACAGAAAGACCCTTCAAATGCCAA ACGTGCACTGCTGCCTTTGCCACCAAAGACAGACTGCGGACACACATGGTGCGCCACGAAGGCAAGGTATCATGTAACATCTGTGGGAAGCTTCTGAGTGCAGCGTACATCACCAGCCACTTAAAGACACATGGGCAGAGCCAAAGTATCAACTGTAATACATGTAAACAAGGCATCAGTAAAA CATGCATGAGTGAAGAAACCAGCagccagaagcagcagcagcagcagcagcaacagcagcagcatgTGACAAGCTGGCCAGGGAAGCAGGTGGAGACACTGAGACTGTGGGAGGAAGCTGTCAAGGCAAGAAAGAAAG AAGCTGCTAACCTGTGCCAAACCTCCACGGCTGCTACGACACCTGTGACTCTCACTACTCCATTCAATATAACGTCCTCTGTGTCGTCTGGGACGATGTCAAACCCAGTCACAGTGGCAGCTGCAATGAGCATGAGAAGTCCAGTAAATGTTTCAAGTGCAGTTAACATAACCAGCCCAATGAACATAGGGCACCCTGTAACTATAACCAGTCCATTATCCATGACCTCTCCTTTAACACTTACTACCCCAGTCAACCTTCCCACCCCAGTCACTGCTCCAGTGAATATAGCACACCCTGTCACCATCACGTCTCCAATGAACCTGCCCACACCTATGACGTTAGCTGCCCCTCTCAATATAGCAATGAGGCCTGTAGAGAGCATGCCTTTCTTACCCCAAGCTTTGCCTACATCACCACCTTGGTAA
- the VEZF1 gene encoding vascular endothelial zinc finger 1 isoform X1 translates to MEANWTAFLFQAHEASHHQQQAAQNSLLPLLSSAVEPPDQKPLLPIPITQKPQAAPETLKDAIGIKKEKPKTSFVCTYCSKAFRDSYHLRRHESCHTGIKLVSRSKKTPTTVVPLISTIAGDSSRTSLVSTIAGILSTVTTSSSGTNPSSSASTTAMPVTQSVKKPSKPVKKNHACEMCGKAFRDVYHLNRHKLSHSDEKPFECPVCNQRFKRKDRMTYHVRSHEGGITKPYTCSVCGKGFSRPDHLSCHVKHVHSTERPFKCQFSSLMQTCTAAFATKDRLRTHMVRHEGKVSCNICGKLLSAAYITSHLKTHGQSQSINCNTCKQGISKTCMSEETSSQKQQQQQQQQQQHVTSWPGKQVETLRLWEEAVKARKKEAANLCQTSTAATTPVTLTTPFNITSSVSSGTMSNPVTVAAAMSMRSPVNVSSAVNITSPMNIGHPVTITSPLSMTSPLTLTTPVNLPTPVTAPVNIAHPVTITSPMNLPTPMTLAAPLNIAMRPVESMPFLPQALPTSPPW, encoded by the exons GCCCATGAAGCCTCCCATCACCAACAGCAGGCAGCACAGAACAGCTTGCTGCCCCTCCTGAGCTCTGCTGTGGAGCCCCCTGATCAGAAACCATTGCTTCCAATACCAATAACTCAGAAACCTCAAGCAGCACCAGAAACATTAAAGGATGCCAttgggattaaaaaagaaaaacccaaaacttcATTTGTGTGCACTTATTGCAGCAAAGCTTTCAGGGACAGCTATCACCTGAGGCGCCATGAGTCCTGCCACACAGGGATCAAGTTGGTGTCCCGGTCAAAGAAAACCCCCACCACGGTGGTTCCCCTCATCTCCACCATTGCTGGGGACAGCAGCAGAACTTCGTTGGTCTCGACCATTGCTGGCATCTTATCAACAGTCACTACATCTTCCTCGGGCACCAACCCCAGCAGCAGTGCCAGCACCACAGCTATGCCCGTGACCCAGTCTGTCAAGAAACCCAGTAAGCCTGTCAAGAAGAACCATGCTTGTGAGATGTGTGGGAAGGCCTTCCGAGATGTGTACCACCTTAATCGGCACAAGCTCTCCCATTCGGACGAAAAGCCCTTCGAGTGTCCTGTTTGTAATCAGCGCTTCAAGAGGAAGGACCGGATGACTTACCATGTGAGGTCTCATGAAGGAGGCATCACCAAACCCTATACTTGCAGTGTTTGTGGGAAAGGTTTCTCGAG GCCTGACCACTTAAGCTGTCACGTAAAACATGTCCATTCAACAGAAAGACCCTTCAAATGCCAA ttttcctccCTCATGCAGACGTGCACTGCTGCCTTTGCCACCAAAGACAGACTGCGGACACACATGGTGCGCCACGAAGGCAAGGTATCATGTAACATCTGTGGGAAGCTTCTGAGTGCAGCGTACATCACCAGCCACTTAAAGACACATGGGCAGAGCCAAAGTATCAACTGTAATACATGTAAACAAGGCATCAGTAAAA CATGCATGAGTGAAGAAACCAGCagccagaagcagcagcagcagcagcagcaacagcagcagcatgTGACAAGCTGGCCAGGGAAGCAGGTGGAGACACTGAGACTGTGGGAGGAAGCTGTCAAGGCAAGAAAGAAAG AAGCTGCTAACCTGTGCCAAACCTCCACGGCTGCTACGACACCTGTGACTCTCACTACTCCATTCAATATAACGTCCTCTGTGTCGTCTGGGACGATGTCAAACCCAGTCACAGTGGCAGCTGCAATGAGCATGAGAAGTCCAGTAAATGTTTCAAGTGCAGTTAACATAACCAGCCCAATGAACATAGGGCACCCTGTAACTATAACCAGTCCATTATCCATGACCTCTCCTTTAACACTTACTACCCCAGTCAACCTTCCCACCCCAGTCACTGCTCCAGTGAATATAGCACACCCTGTCACCATCACGTCTCCAATGAACCTGCCCACACCTATGACGTTAGCTGCCCCTCTCAATATAGCAATGAGGCCTGTAGAGAGCATGCCTTTCTTACCCCAAGCTTTGCCTACATCACCACCTTGGTAA